From a region of the Candidatus Zixiibacteriota bacterium genome:
- a CDS encoding DUF5684 domain-containing protein, which translates to MYETAYNSGGIGAFFWLFCLGLYLYFAFTQYKIAQKVGCKEKAWWSFVPVLQWVLMVEMAGKEWWWLVLTLIPIINIAAYAIIWMEIARAAGYSNVWGLLVLVPFLNLVALGVMAFSGNASSIDIPTSGQIDLTRRKTTAV; encoded by the coding sequence ATGTACGAGACTGCTTATAACAGCGGCGGCATAGGTGCTTTTTTCTGGCTGTTTTGCCTCGGCCTCTATTTGTACTTCGCCTTCACCCAATATAAAATAGCTCAGAAGGTCGGCTGCAAAGAGAAAGCCTGGTGGTCGTTCGTTCCCGTGCTGCAATGGGTTCTGATGGTCGAAATGGCCGGCAAAGAATGGTGGTGGCTGGTGCTCACCTTAATCCCGATCATCAATATCGCCGCTTATGCCATCATCTGGATGGAAATAGCTCGGGCCGCCGGATACAGCAATGTCTGGGGCTTGCTGGTATTGGTCCCCTTCCTGAATTTAGTCGCTTTAGGAGTGATGGCTTTCTCGGGTAATGCCTCGTCAATCGATATCCCGACCTCGGGACAAATCGACCTGACTCGTCGGAAAACTACGGCAGTGTAG
- a CDS encoding Xaa-Pro peptidase family protein, with protein sequence MALTCAKTEQVRGLLEELDLDLWLVAVRETPVMADPVIPLVIGCQLTWESFFAFCRNGHNVALVGNFDVENLKRHEGFDDVRAYTAGVGEDLRRLLREIDPTQIALNYSPDDPSADGLTHGMFLQLHRYLGATPYVDRFVSAEKLCGKLRSRKLPEEIARIVKAADLSLEAWNRLCHRLRTGQSEREVGAMLDGLISESGGCNSFPTIVNAGDKSAPGHGLPTDARLSGGDLLHVDFGVRLNDYCSDLQRLVYFRRSNEATPPPELIEAFNQVRDIITETARLCRPGIKGFEIDDVARRMLSDNGYEEYQHALGHQLGRSVHDGGGLIGPMWERYGEAPLVPLESGNVFTLELEIILPGIGCVGLEEDVVVEETGGRFLCPRQMELHVL encoded by the coding sequence ATGGCGTTGACTTGTGCAAAAACGGAACAGGTCCGGGGCCTTCTGGAGGAACTGGATCTGGATCTTTGGCTGGTGGCGGTGAGAGAAACGCCGGTCATGGCTGATCCGGTCATTCCCCTGGTGATAGGTTGCCAGTTGACCTGGGAATCGTTTTTTGCTTTTTGTCGTAATGGCCATAACGTGGCCCTGGTCGGCAACTTCGACGTCGAAAACCTCAAGCGACATGAAGGCTTCGACGATGTCCGCGCTTACACGGCCGGAGTCGGCGAAGACCTTCGTCGGTTGCTCCGAGAAATCGACCCGACACAGATCGCGTTGAACTATTCACCCGACGATCCCAGCGCCGATGGTCTCACTCACGGCATGTTTCTTCAGTTGCATCGATATCTCGGAGCGACACCTTACGTTGATCGTTTCGTATCGGCTGAGAAGCTCTGTGGCAAGTTGCGCTCCCGTAAATTGCCCGAAGAAATTGCTCGTATCGTCAAGGCCGCCGACCTTTCCCTTGAGGCCTGGAATCGGTTGTGTCACCGTCTGAGGACCGGTCAAAGCGAGCGGGAAGTGGGAGCGATGCTCGATGGTCTGATTTCTGAGTCAGGCGGATGCAATTCTTTCCCGACTATCGTCAACGCCGGCGACAAGAGTGCTCCCGGTCACGGTTTGCCGACCGATGCCCGACTGTCGGGCGGAGACCTGTTACACGTTGATTTCGGTGTGCGCCTGAACGACTATTGCAGCGATCTTCAGCGGCTGGTCTATTTTCGTCGTTCCAACGAAGCGACACCTCCGCCTGAGTTGATCGAGGCCTTCAATCAGGTGCGTGATATTATTACCGAAACCGCTCGGTTGTGTCGTCCCGGTATCAAGGGCTTTGAGATCGACGATGTCGCCCGTCGTATGCTCAGCGATAACGGTTACGAGGAATACCAGCATGCCCTGGGCCATCAACTGGGTCGTTCGGTTCACGACGGCGGGGGATTGATCGGTCCGATGTGGGAGAGATACGGCGAAGCACCGCTCGTTCCGCTGGAATCAGGTAACGTATTCACGCTGGAATTGGAAATCATTTTGCCCGGCATTGGCTGTGTCGGCCTTGAAGAGGATGTCGTCGTTGAAGAGACCGGAGGGAGGTTCCTTTGCCCGCGACAGATGGAGTTGCATGTGCTATGA
- a CDS encoding homocysteine S-methyltransferase family protein: protein MRQRLEVDFNTPMILDGGTGTELTRRGWTIGSCLESWAIDHTGIVTEVQRGFIEAGAGVLLTCTFGANRFRLGAYGQSDQVAVCNRQLAEVALQSAKTTDTVIAGDIGPTGERYETMADDGFVAVSKAFQEQAEALITSGVDLLFIETMVSLGEAQAALRGCRKAIDILGMSVPIAVCLVFGDDLVTLDQADPEEVFSILSEEGADAVGCNCTPTGEKMIEIIRRFRASGDLPLIAKPSAGLPEVIDGVAHYPVSPEQFANDGLGLRAAGATWVGGCCGASPDHIRALSTALNR, encoded by the coding sequence ATGCGACAACGACTCGAAGTCGATTTCAATACACCCATGATCCTCGACGGCGGCACCGGGACGGAACTGACCCGTCGAGGCTGGACAATCGGTTCCTGCCTCGAAAGCTGGGCAATCGATCATACCGGTATCGTCACCGAGGTGCAACGAGGTTTTATCGAAGCCGGCGCCGGAGTGCTCCTGACCTGTACGTTCGGTGCTAATAGATTCCGCCTTGGTGCTTATGGTCAGTCCGATCAGGTGGCTGTCTGTAATCGGCAATTGGCTGAAGTAGCCTTGCAATCGGCGAAAACAACCGACACCGTAATAGCGGGAGATATCGGCCCTACGGGCGAACGGTATGAGACCATGGCCGATGACGGTTTCGTGGCCGTTTCAAAGGCATTTCAGGAACAAGCGGAAGCTCTTATCACTTCCGGAGTCGACCTTCTGTTTATCGAAACGATGGTTTCGTTGGGTGAAGCCCAGGCCGCCCTTCGCGGTTGTCGAAAAGCGATTGATATCCTGGGTATGTCTGTCCCCATAGCTGTTTGTCTGGTGTTCGGTGATGATCTCGTTACGCTTGACCAGGCCGACCCGGAGGAGGTTTTTTCCATTTTGAGCGAGGAAGGCGCCGATGCTGTCGGTTGTAACTGTACGCCTACCGGGGAGAAAATGATTGAGATCATCCGGCGGTTTCGAGCAAGCGGTGACCTGCCGCTTATCGCCAAGCCCTCCGCGGGATTACCTGAGGTAATAGACGGTGTTGCGCACTATCCTGTCAGTCCCGAGCAGTTTGCTAATGATGGCCTGGGTCTGCGCGCTGCCGGAGCAACGTGGGTCGGCGGTTGCTGCGGGGCATCGCCTGACCATATTCGAGCTCTGTCGACAGCGCTAAACCGGTAA
- the nadE gene encoding NAD(+) synthase, producing the protein MAFSKDALKIDAARMFEELSRTVVSQISDKLKKTGAVIGISGGIDSSVCAALCARALGPERVIGIMMPEKDSSPESAQLAGMLADKFGFETVTECITDGLDGMGCYRRRDEAIRTIFPEYDSSYKMKIINPGSITDKRSYNFFQVSIEDPQGKQQVKRMPLKAYLQVVAASNLKQRLRMTTLYYHAEKRNWAVVGTGNKDEHEQGFFVKYGDGGADLKPIAHLFKVQVYQLAEYLGVPQEIIERQPTTDTYSAEVTQEEFFFGLDFYHMDMLWYAMENDIAPSEVAPVLGLTEEQVERGYQNIQRKITATEYLRMPPLEVV; encoded by the coding sequence TTGGCCTTTAGCAAAGATGCTCTCAAGATTGACGCTGCCCGGATGTTCGAGGAACTCAGTCGGACGGTAGTCTCACAGATCAGTGATAAGCTTAAAAAAACAGGCGCCGTGATCGGTATTTCGGGGGGAATAGATTCTTCGGTCTGCGCCGCCCTTTGTGCTCGTGCTCTCGGACCGGAACGAGTCATTGGCATTATGATGCCTGAAAAGGATTCTTCGCCGGAGTCGGCCCAACTGGCCGGTATGCTGGCCGACAAATTCGGGTTCGAGACCGTGACCGAATGCATCACCGACGGACTCGACGGAATGGGTTGTTATCGACGGCGCGATGAGGCTATCAGGACGATTTTCCCGGAATACGATTCCTCGTACAAAATGAAAATCATCAATCCGGGAAGCATCACCGATAAGCGGTCTTATAATTTCTTCCAGGTCAGTATCGAAGATCCCCAGGGCAAGCAACAAGTCAAGCGGATGCCGCTTAAGGCCTATCTTCAGGTTGTGGCTGCTTCCAACCTGAAACAGCGACTGCGTATGACCACTCTTTACTACCATGCCGAAAAGCGCAACTGGGCGGTAGTGGGGACAGGTAACAAGGATGAACACGAGCAGGGATTTTTTGTCAAATACGGCGACGGCGGGGCCGATCTGAAACCGATCGCTCACTTGTTCAAAGTTCAGGTCTATCAGTTGGCCGAATATCTTGGCGTTCCGCAGGAGATTATCGAGCGTCAGCCGACCACCGACACTTACAGCGCCGAAGTTACCCAGGAAGAATTTTTCTTCGGGTTGGATTTTTATCACATGGACATGCTCTGGTATGCGATGGAGAACGATATCGCTCCCTCGGAAGTCGCACCGGTACTCGGCTTGACCGAAGAGCAGGTTGAACGCGGTTATCAGAATATCCAGCGGAAAATTACCGCCACGGAATATCTTCGCATGCCCCCGCTGGAGGTAGTGTGA
- the asnB gene encoding asparagine synthase (glutamine-hydrolyzing): MCGIAGYFRLVEPGPPDHALIQRMVGAIRHRGPDEFGAYFSDRCGLGQARLSIIDLAGGSQPLANEDNTLWITFNGEIFNYLELRGELVAAGHRFRTQSDTEVIVHAYEEWGTGCLDRFNGQFAFVIYDSRKQQIFAARDRLGIRPLFYADKDGVFYFASEIKSIFCRSALTREIDPIGLDQIFTWWTTAPPRTAFKGINELAAGQYLTISDGKIRVSSYWSQSFPTEFDFDRSLSSWAEELQELLIDSVRLRLRADVPVGAYLSGGLDSSATTALIKHFTDTPVETFSIAFHDQAYDESGYQKQMAEYLGTRHHQIQCDYGDIAANFPKAIWHAERPIVRTAPTPLLMLSALVRQNNFKVVLTGEGSDEMLGGYDIFKETMIRRFWARNPDSSWRPLLLRRLYPTLPLSPARARFYLETFYKKGLTDINRYYYSHQQRINTTQRIKDLFCDEFRNRVGESHAVDAFGIDLPEEFPGWHHLCRAQYLEARSLLAGYLLSSQGDRVSAAHAVEGRYPFLDHRVAEFASKIPPWYKLMGLKEKMVLKKAMSRELPREIIERVKQPYMAPDSNSFFRPGTPEYVDTLLSAEKVAQAGIFAPDAVEMLRAKCVKLSHAHLSFKDNMSFIGVLSTQLLWSQYIDNFTPSDPVDRKDYRVWLDETS; encoded by the coding sequence ATGTGCGGGATTGCCGGCTATTTCCGTCTGGTTGAACCAGGCCCTCCCGATCATGCCTTAATCCAGCGTATGGTTGGGGCGATCCGGCATCGGGGACCGGACGAGTTCGGTGCTTATTTCAGCGATCGTTGCGGTCTTGGTCAGGCCCGGCTTTCGATTATCGATCTTGCCGGAGGCTCGCAACCGCTTGCCAACGAGGACAACACTCTCTGGATCACTTTCAACGGTGAGATATTCAACTACCTCGAACTGCGAGGGGAATTAGTCGCGGCCGGGCATCGTTTCCGTACGCAGTCCGATACCGAAGTTATCGTTCATGCCTATGAAGAGTGGGGGACCGGGTGTCTCGATCGTTTCAACGGTCAGTTTGCCTTTGTAATCTACGACTCCCGAAAGCAGCAGATTTTTGCCGCCCGTGACCGGCTTGGCATTCGGCCTCTTTTTTATGCCGACAAGGATGGTGTTTTCTATTTTGCCTCGGAAATCAAATCGATTTTTTGCCGGTCGGCATTGACGCGGGAGATCGATCCGATCGGGCTCGATCAAATTTTCACCTGGTGGACCACTGCCCCCCCGCGTACGGCGTTCAAGGGGATAAACGAGTTGGCGGCCGGGCAGTATCTGACTATCTCCGACGGTAAAATCCGAGTAAGCTCGTATTGGTCACAAAGTTTTCCGACCGAGTTCGATTTTGACCGGTCGCTGTCATCCTGGGCCGAGGAACTACAGGAGCTTCTGATTGACTCCGTTCGCCTGCGTTTGCGGGCTGATGTCCCTGTCGGAGCATATTTATCGGGCGGGCTGGATTCGTCCGCTACGACCGCTCTGATCAAACATTTCACCGATACCCCGGTGGAGACATTCTCGATAGCTTTCCACGATCAGGCCTACGATGAATCCGGTTATCAGAAGCAGATGGCCGAATATCTCGGAACCAGACATCATCAGATTCAATGTGACTACGGTGATATCGCCGCCAACTTCCCCAAAGCGATCTGGCATGCTGAGCGCCCGATCGTGCGCACGGCTCCGACGCCGTTGTTGATGCTGTCGGCGCTCGTTCGGCAGAACAACTTCAAGGTAGTATTGACCGGTGAAGGCTCCGATGAAATGCTCGGCGGTTACGATATTTTCAAGGAAACCATGATCCGTCGCTTTTGGGCGCGAAATCCCGATTCGAGCTGGCGACCGCTGTTGTTGCGCCGGCTCTATCCCACACTGCCGTTGTCGCCGGCCAGGGCAAGGTTCTACCTGGAGACCTTCTACAAGAAGGGCTTGACGGATATTAACCGGTACTACTATTCTCATCAGCAACGGATCAATACCACCCAACGCATCAAGGACCTGTTCTGTGATGAGTTCCGAAATCGGGTGGGGGAATCGCATGCCGTAGATGCGTTCGGGATAGATTTACCGGAGGAGTTTCCTGGCTGGCATCATCTTTGTCGAGCCCAATATCTCGAAGCTAGGTCGTTGCTGGCGGGATACCTGCTTTCATCACAGGGAGACCGGGTATCGGCCGCCCATGCCGTGGAAGGCCGTTATCCGTTTCTTGACCACCGCGTAGCGGAATTCGCCTCGAAAATACCGCCCTGGTATAAACTGATGGGTCTCAAGGAAAAGATGGTGCTAAAAAAGGCTATGAGCCGCGAATTGCCGCGTGAAATTATCGAGCGGGTGAAGCAACCCTACATGGCGCCGGATTCAAACAGCTTTTTCCGGCCGGGTACGCCGGAATATGTTGACACTTTGCTTAGTGCGGAGAAAGTCGCTCAGGCGGGGATTTTTGCCCCTGACGCGGTTGAGATGCTTCGGGCCAAATGCGTAAAGTTATCGCATGCCCATTTGTCCTTTAAGGACAATATGTCGTTTATCGGGGTGCTTTCGACCCAGCTTCTTTGGAGTCAGTACATTGATAATTTTACACCCTCTGATCCTGTCGACCGAAAGGATTACAGGGTATGGTTAGATGAAACTTCGTGA
- a CDS encoding acyl carrier protein: MDIRAELRDFIAGNFMLGKNPEELTDDGSLLELGIIDSTGVLELVGFLEERFGMQINDEELVPDNLDSISNLIKFVQSKAS; the protein is encoded by the coding sequence TTGGACATACGCGCTGAACTTAGAGATTTCATTGCCGGAAACTTCATGCTGGGTAAAAACCCGGAAGAGTTAACCGACGATGGATCGTTGCTGGAACTGGGAATAATCGACTCGACCGGAGTTCTGGAATTGGTTGGATTTCTGGAAGAGCGGTTTGGCATGCAGATCAATGATGAAGAACTCGTGCCGGACAATCTCGATTCCATCAGCAACCTTATTAAATTCGTTCAATCCAAGGCCTCCTGA
- a CDS encoding acyltransferase, translated as MGLGILATSPLILLCWLETLLCRGKGERIYSQCKELVATVPTIVGQYLRLGFYYVVCERISPDVSFLLGSMVAHRATTIGAHTVVGAYSIVGCADIEENVLIGSRVSLLSGKYQHGTPEERANGQTTNDTYQRIHVGRGSWIGEQAVVLANVGENCTVGAGSVVLRDTVDNATYMGNPARKVSL; from the coding sequence TTGGGGCTGGGAATCCTGGCAACATCACCGCTTATTCTATTATGTTGGCTCGAAACCCTGTTGTGTCGCGGCAAGGGTGAGCGAATCTACAGCCAATGTAAGGAGCTGGTGGCAACGGTGCCGACCATCGTGGGGCAATACCTTCGGCTCGGGTTTTATTATGTCGTTTGCGAAAGAATCTCACCGGATGTCAGCTTTCTGCTCGGATCGATGGTTGCTCATAGAGCTACAACCATAGGCGCCCATACGGTTGTCGGGGCGTACTCGATTGTGGGTTGTGCCGATATTGAAGAAAATGTCTTGATCGGTTCCCGGGTATCTCTTCTGTCAGGTAAATATCAACACGGCACTCCCGAAGAGCGTGCCAACGGCCAGACTACCAACGATACCTATCAGAGAATTCATGTCGGTCGTGGTTCCTGGATCGGGGAGCAGGCGGTAGTATTGGCGAATGTCGGCGAGAATTGCACGGTTGGGGCCGGTTCGGTGGTTTTAAGAGATACGGTCGACAACGCAACGTACATGGGCAATCCGGCTCGCAAAGTCAGTTTATAA
- a CDS encoding GDSL-type esterase/lipase family protein, whose protein sequence is MSNFWKLVLLGSIIINIIAVWGYFSYVKYGGNPLGEIKRKLTGQTHVSAPGVPYAEENAALKEAIADGSAVADRVVFLGASITQRWDLKKYLPEFPIINRGVGGQLVPQILTRFNRDVLELQPKAVIIKFCSINIRPELSLKTLEDGMTMMSELAEARGITPIISTIIPAGKPEAHIGDFSVVDSLGKFNDWARQYAKEKGYPLLDFAAAIADEDGFLPRDCSVDAVHLNDKGYEILSEAARPVLRRVLGYEE, encoded by the coding sequence ATGTCGAACTTCTGGAAATTAGTTTTACTTGGCTCGATAATTATCAACATCATTGCAGTCTGGGGTTATTTCAGCTATGTAAAATACGGCGGCAATCCCCTGGGTGAGATCAAGCGTAAGTTAACCGGGCAAACTCATGTCTCGGCGCCGGGAGTTCCTTATGCCGAGGAAAACGCCGCCCTCAAGGAAGCTATCGCCGACGGCAGCGCCGTAGCCGACAGGGTAGTTTTCCTGGGTGCTTCCATAACTCAGCGTTGGGATCTAAAAAAATACTTGCCTGAATTCCCGATTATCAATCGAGGTGTCGGCGGTCAGCTCGTTCCGCAGATTCTGACTCGGTTTAACCGCGACGTTCTCGAACTACAGCCCAAAGCGGTCATTATCAAGTTCTGTAGTATCAACATCAGACCGGAGTTGTCGCTGAAGACACTCGAAGACGGCATGACTATGATGTCTGAACTGGCCGAAGCCAGGGGGATCACGCCGATAATCAGCACCATCATTCCGGCCGGGAAGCCGGAAGCACATATCGGCGATTTCAGTGTGGTCGATTCTCTGGGAAAGTTTAACGACTGGGCCAGGCAGTATGCGAAGGAAAAGGGGTATCCATTACTCGATTTTGCCGCTGCGATCGCCGATGAAGACGGCTTCCTGCCGCGTGATTGCTCGGTCGATGCGGTACACCTGAACGATAAAGGATACGAGATCCTCTCGGAGGCGGCCAGACCGGTTCTGCGCCGAGTTCTTGGCTACGAAGAGTAG
- a CDS encoding replication-associated recombination protein A: MDFFSGHEESVAGERPTTKPLADRMRPHNFDEFAGQQKIVGPGTPLRRSIDEDRVGSSIFWGPPGSGKTTLATLIAHATRGQFVPFSAVTASIKEVKQLISKAGDYYKLSGRRTYVFVDEIHRFNKAQQDAFLPYVESGDIILIGATTENPSFEVNSALLSRMRVYVLQRLQPEDLADLVRRALLDEDRGLGAMNLTADDDAIAFLAEAGDGDARRALSLLEATAAYVGNGGQLTLEVLREVHQKGSAVYDKSGEEHYNLISALHKTIRGGDPDAALYWLARMLEGGEDPMYILRRLIRFATEDIGLADPYALTLALNARDTYHFLGSPEGELAIAELSVYMACAPKSNAIYIAFGQARKDASEKGSLPVPLSLRNAPTSLMKELGYGDGYQYAHDYQDAITSQEYMPDNLQGRQYYRPTDLGREKKIAEYLERFRSYRHEIMNQKKNPSD, translated from the coding sequence ATGGATTTCTTTTCCGGACATGAAGAGTCAGTCGCCGGGGAACGACCCACAACCAAGCCCCTGGCGGACCGGATGCGCCCGCATAATTTCGACGAATTCGCCGGACAACAGAAAATTGTCGGCCCCGGGACACCGTTGCGAAGGTCGATCGACGAGGATCGAGTCGGATCATCGATCTTCTGGGGACCGCCGGGTTCGGGCAAAACCACTCTAGCGACTTTGATAGCTCACGCCACCCGGGGGCAATTCGTACCGTTCTCGGCCGTGACAGCCTCGATTAAAGAGGTCAAGCAGTTGATCTCCAAAGCCGGCGACTATTACAAGCTGTCCGGTCGACGGACCTATGTGTTTGTCGATGAGATCCATCGCTTTAACAAAGCTCAACAGGACGCCTTCCTTCCCTACGTCGAATCGGGCGACATCATATTGATCGGCGCTACCACGGAGAATCCCTCATTCGAGGTCAACTCAGCGCTGTTGTCGCGAATGCGCGTCTACGTTCTCCAGAGACTGCAACCCGAGGATCTGGCCGATCTCGTGCGCCGGGCGTTACTTGATGAAGATCGCGGTCTGGGTGCCATGAATTTGACTGCCGATGACGATGCGATCGCATTCCTCGCAGAAGCCGGAGACGGCGATGCCCGACGCGCGCTTTCGCTGCTGGAGGCAACCGCCGCCTATGTTGGAAACGGAGGACAACTGACCCTCGAGGTTTTACGCGAAGTACATCAGAAAGGATCGGCCGTCTACGACAAAAGCGGTGAGGAACATTACAACCTCATATCGGCCCTTCATAAAACGATTCGAGGCGGTGACCCGGATGCGGCGCTGTACTGGCTGGCGAGAATGCTCGAGGGAGGTGAAGACCCGATGTATATCCTGCGGCGCTTGATCCGATTCGCAACCGAGGATATCGGGCTGGCCGATCCGTACGCGCTTACTCTCGCTCTTAACGCTCGGGATACTTACCATTTTCTCGGATCACCCGAGGGTGAACTGGCTATCGCTGAACTCAGCGTTTATATGGCCTGTGCGCCTAAATCCAATGCGATCTATATCGCCTTCGGACAAGCTCGGAAGGATGCTTCGGAAAAGGGCTCTTTGCCGGTGCCGTTGAGCCTTCGCAATGCCCCCACCTCACTGATGAAAGAACTAGGGTACGGCGACGGTTACCAGTATGCCCACGACTACCAGGACGCTATCACAAGCCAGGAATACATGCCGGATAATCTTCAGGGAAGACAGTATTACCGGCCAACTGATCTGGGCCGGGAGAAGAAAATTGCTGAGTACCTGGAGCGTTTTCGCTCTTATCGACATGAGATAATGAATCAAAAGAAAAATCCGTCGGATTGA
- a CDS encoding glycosyltransferase, with translation MIKIAYVIDTIVSPRAGSENQLLKILAHLDRAEFEPHLITLRESEWLNRNKLPCAYFNVGISSIVSPGFIRARNRFAEYCRNNRIDLLQSFFIDSNMFAALCSRKAGVKATIAGRRSVGAGYWHSPKMVRIFRWLSKRTTHYVANSRAVAEETIRVERVAPNRVSVVPNAIDIERFSPPSPEQITTIRRKWGVPVNAIVIGAVANLRPVKNIPFLIEAAEPLIKKHDDLYFVVLGEGDLRPDLEQMIQVKNLSGRFLLPGSSTAVERDLYAFDIAVLCSHGESLSNSLMEYMTCARPSIASNVGGNRELLTSDSLGFLYEPGHHEQFGAIAERLITNPDLRKQVGATARASACERFSLQPVMAQWENLYRRLIDP, from the coding sequence ATGATAAAGATCGCTTACGTCATTGACACAATCGTCTCACCGCGAGCCGGCAGTGAAAATCAACTGCTCAAAATCCTGGCTCATCTGGATCGCGCCGAATTCGAGCCACACCTGATCACCTTACGTGAAAGCGAATGGCTTAACCGGAATAAACTTCCCTGCGCCTATTTCAACGTGGGGATCAGCTCTATCGTTTCGCCCGGCTTCATTCGCGCCCGAAACCGCTTTGCCGAATACTGCCGGAATAACCGGATCGACCTGCTCCAGTCATTTTTTATCGACAGCAATATGTTCGCGGCTCTCTGCAGCAGGAAGGCCGGAGTAAAAGCAACCATAGCAGGACGGCGGAGTGTCGGAGCCGGGTATTGGCACAGTCCCAAAATGGTGCGGATATTCAGGTGGCTGAGCAAGCGTACCACCCATTACGTCGCCAACTCCCGGGCCGTAGCCGAGGAAACGATCAGGGTCGAGCGGGTTGCCCCGAACCGGGTCAGCGTTGTGCCCAACGCAATCGATATCGAACGTTTTTCACCTCCATCGCCGGAGCAAATCACAACTATACGTCGGAAATGGGGTGTCCCAGTCAACGCCATCGTTATCGGCGCTGTGGCCAATCTCAGGCCGGTGAAAAATATCCCTTTCCTGATCGAAGCGGCGGAACCGTTGATCAAAAAACACGATGATCTTTATTTCGTGGTGTTAGGCGAAGGAGATCTCCGACCAGACCTGGAACAGATGATCCAGGTGAAAAACCTCAGCGGAAGATTCCTGTTGCCCGGTTCCTCAACTGCGGTCGAACGCGACCTGTATGCCTTCGATATTGCCGTTCTCTGTTCTCACGGCGAAAGTCTTTCGAATTCATTGATGGAATATATGACTTGCGCTCGGCCATCGATTGCCTCGAACGTCGGCGGCAACCGGGAATTGCTCACCTCCGATTCGTTGGGCTTCCTTTACGAACCGGGTCACCACGAGCAGTTCGGTGCCATTGCCGAACGACTTATCACCAACCCTGACCTTCGTAAACAGGTGGGAGCAACAGCTCGGGCAAGCGCCTGCGAGCGATTTTCATTGCAGCCCGTTATGGCTCAGTGGGAAAACCTCTATCGGCGACTGATTGATCCTTAG